The Gossypium arboreum isolate Shixiya-1 chromosome 4, ASM2569848v2, whole genome shotgun sequence DNA segment TCAAATAtagcatataaatatataaattagtaTTATTGTGCTCAATTTAATGTGACAAAATGATTATGTATAACTTGTAACATAGCCATTTAGCATCCAataaaatcaagcaattcattcaTCAATTTCCCATATTCAGTTACCAATTGTAACACCAACATATCATGCTAAAAAAATTCAGTACACATGCTTAATACCAtccttaaaattaatttaattaaatagcaTAGCACTACCCAAAAAACCTCACTTACCAAtttcttttcaatacaaattcaatttTTACACATTTAATACCAATCTTGAAAAATCCACCATTTATCCATaatcaattaattttaataattaattaaagtacTAATTAAATATAATTGAGGGTCAATTTACCAAATCGCCCTTAGAAACACTCACCACTCAATTTTATTATATCACACCAAGTGATCAACTAGGCAATTTGAAGCTTCAATTCTGATTATCTTTGTCCTCTTCAATATTCGGAGCTTCATCAGAGGTAAAGTAGACATAATCACATTTCCAATGCTATATTAAACACAAATTATAATTAACTATGCTAATCGAAATTCACTCACAAAGATACCTTACCGAattttgataatactctagaacgacatatttttatgtgctaactgcatgtttattttgagtatgaccctactaatttgagctatttatggtcttttatctttcagggactaaattggaggcaaaaGGAAATTTAAGGGAAAAAAGAGCGAATTTTAagataaaatgggccaacatgcgaCATAGGGAAAAAAGTGGTGCTGAAAATGCAAGTATGGAAGACGTGAGGGCAAAAGTGCAAAAGAAGAGACTTTATGAATAaaagactctattttatttttaattatattaggataattattagattttattatttagattttattttagcttttatctccatttatctttatttatctttaaatatctttatttatctatttttatcttttagtagttaaGTAGGATTAGGCTAGGTTTCCTAGTACAATAAATAAGGGGTGGAGTAACTCAAATTTGACATCATCtttctgtaaacactccctcCCCCAAAATATCTTAGCCTtgttcttttctttatttaataaaattccattTTTTTTATTAAGTCTATTTCTTTTCCCAAAAGCATGAGCCACTAAATCcatctagccaaaggttgtcaAAAATTCCCAAAAAAGGTTCATGAGCCTTAGAATCCGCGCTTAGCCTTTTGATCGAGTATTCATCACTTCTCTGCATTACGGGGCTAATGCTTCTGTACATGTCCCTTCAAAAGTGATCTTTCcaacttgtgcaaggaacaaccgctttgtatattttgggaaggttgcacagttgGTTCATTAGCTTACTGCGTCAGTGGTTGTAGAGCCCGAGAGACAAAATGGCATGGGATTCGCCattgggaagtgatgatctagtgtaagacgGTCCCACAGGAGCGAGGGTTCGCTAGAGTCAGGTTACTCTAAATTATAAGTCTAAACCCTAAAGGGaactggtggtcgtaggcgtcctcttccactataactggcttattcaattcgagaaggatcacctaaaagtcgaggattgaacccaaggaggaacaagacaaccggaggctggaatctcaCCACATAAGAAACTCTCTTTTCccaaactctatttatttttatattctctattttaatttttgcaatttatttaattttgcaatttcaaTCAACTTTTAATTctgtctttttttttattttgtctttttatttttttcccagGTACGCAAGTTTTCTTAGGCATGATTCTGTCCGGGATCTCACAAAACAAGACATTGTGCAAATCCTttccctgaggatttgaccctacttcccttatactattctttttattatttctataggGATAGGATATATTTGCTGCTTCAATGATTGTATCAAATTTTGGCACCATTGCCCGGGACTGGCAACGTACTAatcttctttttttatttcttatgaccagatctgcttcAGGTGTTCTTGTGTTTGATTCAAAAATAAAGAAGACTGCAAGAACTAATTGCAAGGAGACAAAGTTACAGAAAAAGCAGTCAAGAGTGGTTGGGATTGAGAGTAACCCACCACCAGAAATCAAAATCAACGACGAAGTAGAGTCTAGGTTTAGaaaaaaccctactcaaacatttgagagtgaaaaagtAGAAGTTGATTCATTAGAAGAAGTGCTTAACgttagggttaacgaaaacccgaaTCTAGCATATCAACCAATGGCTCAAAAAATTCGACAATTGGCCGAAGCTCCAACAGAACAACCGCCATTGTGTATTGCGTCtcctactatggatactaatTTTGAACTGAAGTCAGGTTTAATCTAGTTACTGCCAACTTTTCATGGGTTGTAAAACGAAAATCCCCTCAAATATCTGAAAGAGTTTCATATGGTTTGTCTTAGcatgaaacctcagggggtaactgaggatcaaatcaaATTACGTGCTTTACCTTTTTCCCTAGCAGATTCtgctagggaatggttattttatttaccccTAGATCTATTACAACTTAGGCTGATCTATCTTGCTTATTTCTTAACAGGTTTTTCCTAGCATCACGAGCAGCTGAGTTAAGAAGAGAGATCATGGGAATAAGGCAAAAAGAAGCAGAGTCTCTGTATgactattgggagcgatttaagaagttgtgtgcaagttgcccataGCATGGTATAACGAAACAATCTTTTTtccagtacttttatgaaggcctgAAACCCATGAAGACGCCACTAGTGGAGGAgcgttggtcaacatgactccccaacaagcaagagacttgaTCTCCACAATGGCTGCAAATACTCAGCAATTCTGAGCCAATTATGAACCCCCTAGAAGagttcaccagctaagtaattcgaCCTTAGAAGATAAGGTTGATAGAATTGCTAATATTCTGAATTTTCTTGTTGCAGAAAAAGCAAAACTAGCCCAGTTGTGGggaatatgtgctacacctgaacataAGATTAATGCCTACCCTAGTTTGTGTGATGATACTATGGCCCATTTAGATGCTGTAGGGAACTTTCTTGGGCCACCACAAAGGTGATACGACCCTTACGctaatacctacaacccaggatggagggaccaccctatcttaagttatggggccaacccacgatataaccagccataccaaaattGATCTTCACAACAGCCGAgagattcaggtaattctctagAAACTTTGTTCAATAAATTAGAAGCTAATGTCCTTGATTTCCACCAGCAAACGAAGGATTTTCAACAGAAAATCAAGGCATCTATAAGAGAgttgaccacatcaattgagaaattaaactctCAAGGGAAGCTATGGTCACAAACAGAACCCAACCCGAGACAAAATGCAAATGCAGTGACGTTGCGAAGTGAAAAAGTACTGGAACCAATTCCTGACAGAAATCTTGGCCAAGAATGCACCAAGAAAAGCCTGAGAATGATGAACAGGTCTAAACAAAACCTCCATTGCCTAAAATTCAATCTCTATTTCCAGGAAGGTTTTACTAGTGTCAAAAAGGTAAAGAGGACAAGaagatcctcgaaacattcagaaatgtcaagatcaatatatcattaTTGGATGCCATCAAACTGATTTTGTGATATGCTAAGTTTCTTAAAGAGCTCTGCACCAACAAATGGAAATTAACAGGTAACAAAAAGGCAAGCATTAGTGAGAATGTATCCGCAACGTTACAGCGGAAGATGCCATcaaaatgcaaagataggggcATGCTCGcaataccatgcaaaataggccaCTTGGGAATAAAAAAAGGTATGTGTGATTTTGGGGCTTGCATAAATGTAATTCctttttctatttatgaatcacttaacatAGGTTTTTTGACGAAAACAAGTGTTATTATACAGTTGGCAGACAGGTCTGTTGTGCATCCTGAAGAAGTCCTCGAAGATGTTTTAGTAAAAATTAACGAGCTTATTTTTCCTACATATTTTTACGTGATAAAAATGGAAGAGGATAACGCTTCTGGGTATTCAGACATCCTACTGGGCCAACCTTTCTTTAGTACCACTAGCAAGAAGATCGACGTGCGAAGCAGGACTCTCACAATGGAGTTTGATGGGGAAATCGTGAAGTTTAAAGTTTATGATGTTATCAGTCATCCAAGTGAAATCTTGAGCGTAAaccgtgtcgacataattgactcattGGTGGAAGAAACTTTTGAGCCAATTTATGAAGACAAATCTAAATTTATATTTGATGATTATGAATTTGTTAATGAATTATTGTCTCCAACGAATGctaaacttctaccttctatTGTACAGGCACCAGATTTGGATTTGAAACCACTCCCTAAGAGTCTTAAATATGCGTTTTTGGGAAAAGATAATACCCTACCAGTCATAGTCTCAAATAAACTCTCCAAGCACGAAGAGGAATGTTTGGTCCAGATACTAAAAAGTCATAAAGAGGCGATTGGCTGGACCATTGCTGACTTAAAAAGGGATAAGCCCTTTGACATGCACACACAAGATTTACTTGGAAGAAAAAATGAAACCAAGGCGAGACACAAATATGGCTAAATCCAAATATGATAGAGGTagtaaaaagggaaataatcAAGCTGCTAGATGCTGACGTAATCTACCCCATTTCTGATAGTAGATGGGTAAGTTCAGTGcaagtcgtgcccaagaaaatgGGCGTGACAGTAAAGAAAAATGCTGAAGGTGACTTGGTACCAACCCGAGTGCAAAATGGGTGGCGTGTCTACATTGATTACAAGAAGTTGAACTCTTACACTAGAAAAGACcatttccctcttccttttatagatcaaaCGTTTGAACGTTTACCTGGaaaaactcacttttgttgtcttgatggatactcaagtTTCTTCCAAATTCTAGTCGCACTAGAGGACCAGGAGAATACCACTTTTACATGCCCATTTGGCATATTTGCGTACAGAAGGATGACATTTGGTCTTTGTAATGCACCAGCCACCTTCCAGAGATtcatgatgagtatattttctgaaTAATTGGAAAAAATTAtcaaagtttttatggatgattttactgTGTATGGAAATTGTTTTGATGAATGCCTTAAAAACCTCACGATAATTTTAAGTAggtgcatagaatttaatcttgtcttaaattatgaaaagtgtcattttatggtagacaaatGTTTAATTCTGGGTCATGTAGTTTCTACCAAGGAAATTGAGGTCGATAAGGCCAAAACTGACATTATTAATTCTTTTCCATATCCCTCTACTGTAAGGGAATTTCTTTCCTTGGCCATGTAGGGTTATACAGGCGTTTTATAAAGAACTTCTCGGAAGTAGTTGAATCACTGTGCGAATTATTGCAAAAGGATAAGAAATTTGAGTTTGGCCCAAAATGTAAGGAGGCTTTCGACACACTCAAGCAGAAGTTGGTTTCCGCTCTTATAGTGCAAGCGCCAGATTAGAAATACCCCTTTAAAATAATGTGCGATGCAAGCAAATGTAGTGTGGGGGCCATGTTGGGGCAAAAGATTAACAAAAAACCCCATGTCATTTGTTATGCATCGAAAACCCTTGATGTTGCACAAAGCAACTATACCACTATGGAAAAATAACTCTTAGTAGTTGTATTTGCTTTAGATAAATTTTGATCTTATTTGTTGGGATCTAAAGTAATTATTTTTTCTGATCATGCAGCTCTCAGGTACTTGATcgcaaaaaaggaagaaaaaccaAGGCTCATCAAGTGGATTCTACTGCTCCAAGAAtttgaaatcgagattcgggACAAAAAGGAATGCAAAAACTTGGTGGCTAACCACTTGAGTAGGTTAAAAATACCTTTTGATGGCGTCCCTATTAAGGAAGAGTTCCCTGATGAGAGCCTATTTTCAACCGAAACACATCTTTCATGGTATGCGGACTTGGTAAACCTTCTAGCCACAGGCTCATTACCCAATGGGTTATCATGTTCAGTGAAGGACAAGCTTAGACGAGAAGCTGGATATTACATTTGGGATGACCCAATATTGTGGAAACACTGTTTAGACCAGATAATAAGACGATGTGTTCCAGAAATCGAGGTAAATTCTATCCTTAATTTTTGTCATACTGAAGCTTGTGGAGGTCACTTTGGCCCTAAGCAGACTGCTCACAAGgtattggtgtaacacccctaaccagtatcagtcgccgaaataggttaaggggcattaccagacttgtaacttataacaaaacaaccaaatatcaaatacCATTTCAAATCAATAAGATACTATTCATTCATGTTCATTATGAACTTAAAACGAGCATACAAGATCTAATCCATACAtctaggactaaattgataacatgtgcacttttcagaacttataaaaattttcaacgtttaaaaggtcacacacccgtgtgaactgGCCATGTGCCTCGCACagcactagacacgcccgtgtgtctaagccgtggcgaaacagggcatacatactgacttgtccacatggccacaagacacgcccgtgtgccaggccgtgtgaaaattagggaggctactgacccACACGGCTgactacacacccgtgtgtcaacCCGTGTGTcaacccgtgtgccacacactaccaatagacacgctcgtgtgtctaggccgtgtcaaaactggagggtatactgcgtttaattcgtagggtaccccaggggacacacagccatgtaacgtgaccgtgtgtcacatacggctgagacacacgcccgtgtctctgcccgtatggacaaaaataggccaatagccaattttccaccccattttgggtcaacctacaagtaAAGAAATAAGCATTTATGCACAACCAACTTACCCAAATTCCAAGCCAAAACATAAACCATTTATGACCTAtcaattccaatcaaatacaTTCTCATAAGGCTTACCAATCTATATCAAAACAAAAGTCAAAAGCTTGTCAAAACATTTCTTTCTATACaccattcaatttcatgctaagacttgccaaaacttaccaacttTTACCATTTTCTTTTGTCCaactaaaacatatcaaatatagcaTATTGCATTACAAATCTTATGCCAAAACCATGACATATCCACAAACAtactaagccatatcacatggttaaatatatacatcataaaacaaaatcccacaacttctagcctatacattttcaaagtaccaaaataaggttcgatagtgtggtgatgatccccgagctcatagtagcttcaatatctataaaacaatgtaaacacacacaaacaaagtaagctttcaaaagcttagtaagctcatactaaaaatcatcaacaatttataaaatataaaacatcaatacATAAGTATTTCTATATTCTCAACTCCTCTATCCATTTTATACCAATACCAACCTCATGtttataccaattcaatgaactttatatacataataccatctaccacataggtattatatGTACCTGAACCTTCctgtattcattcattttcattctcacctcttgttagGATAAATTAAACTTTCCGAATATTTTTCATGCTATAACCATCCATATACTTAGTGCTTTAAAGGTTAACCGAAGCTAGTTtgaattgcacacttagtgccaaatacagtTGATTTATCATTGTATTCATCCAACCAAATATGTATGCGAACCATGtataatcaaaacaacaaaatatacttataacatcatgttttacgtacgaacttacctcgcacTCGGAGTTGTTGACTCGGATTCTTTACTCAATAACCTTcaacttccctcggtctaaatttgaattcctcttttcatgatctatatgtattcaaaattaacccatttattcACCAACTCATTCAAATCAATAGatagacacatatttagggcattttacaatttagccctcacattttcacattttgacactttagtccttaattcacaaaatcacaaaatacacataagtTGAATGTACTCATGTTTGGCCAAATTCTcttagtactcatactagtccacacatttcatttatttcacattttagtcccttaatttctcattttcacaatttagtctattttactcaaaatcatcaaaatccaAGGACAAAACaattaaacccaacatcaaactttcatttatcaacaactaacttcacaaagctcataatttcatcaatggcacatttccaAATCATCATCGAAATCagaaattaaggcatgggtttgattgtatacgaagcaacgattacaaaaatgtagaaattatcaaaaaccaatcaacacacataccttaatcaatgaAATTAAGGTCGAACCCTAGCTCttgtatttattttctttttcttttaatgatTTAGGCAACATAAGCATGAAATGAgcttattttaagcttttgtttttattttaaataacatATAATCTAAATGACAAATTTTCCCTTTTATTAATCCATTATAAATTCACATTTATTAAGGTTATAAATGTCCATTATACATGTAAATAGCATAacaaccacataaggacctctcaattataaagccaagtcaaaaaGTCACTTTTAACGTCTAGCAcatagcttttacattttacgcgactaggtcctttttattaaattaagcacacaaacattcaaatttttatACCAAACTTCCACAcagctaattcacacatcataaacacagaaaataatatttcaacatttttatgactcagatttgtggtcttgaaaccactattccgactagggtctaaaccggactgttacaattctccccccttagggatttttgtccccgaaaattttaccatGAAACAGTTTcgaatattgttgtctcatagcatcttaaggctcccatgtggcctcctcaattccatgtcgatgccacatcacttttatgaacaaaattttcttatttcacagttctttaacctctcgagctaagatacGGACCGACTTTTCTTCggaagtcatatcagactgaaccTCTATCTCAGACGAAGGAATCACATgcaaaggatcggatctgtatccTCGCAGCATCGATGCGTGGAACACattgaatcttttctaactctggtggcaacaacaatctatatgctaccggcccaacacgctcaataatctcatacggcccggtGAACCTcgaacttaattttccttttccaCCAAACCGAAACactttcttccatagagatacctttaaaaacactttatcaccgatctcaaactcaatatcttttctttttaaatctacaTATGATTTCTAACGATCAGAGGCtgttttcagactatctcggatcactttcactttttgttcagtctcttttaccaaatcaaccccataaaccttattttcactgagttccgtccaatacaaaggcgtatgacatttgcaaccatataaagcttcgaacggtgccattttaatgctcgactgaaaactgttattataagcgaattcaattaaaggtagatattgttcccacgtgcctttaaactcaagaatgcaacatcttaacatatcctcaagtatctgaataatccgctcggattgaccatccgtttgcagatgaaaagtagtactaaagtgcaatttagtacccagagcatcttgcaatttcttccaaaatcgtgatgtgaatctcgggtctctgtctgaTACAATAGATgatggcacaccatgtaatctcacaatataGGAAATATACAActtagctaatttatcaagtgagtagtcagaACAAACCAGAATAAAATGAACTGAATTtttcaatcgatcaactacaacccagattgcatctttctttctcggagacaggggtaaacttgaaacaaagtccattgtcactcgatcccatttccactccggaaccataatcggttgtaacaaaccaaatggcacctgatgttcagctttaacttgctgacagatcaaacatttagaaacaaattcaaagatatctcttttcattctaaaCCACTAGTAATGTTGTTtcaatcattatacattttcgtactacccgaatgcacagataaccgactattatgagcttcactcaaaatcatctgaattaactctaaaAATCTCATAACACAAATTCAATCttggaatctcaaacaatcatctttatcaactctaaattctgaatcagactctGCATCATACTAAGCTCTTTTAGCTAacatctcattatcaatcttctaagcttcgataatctactttaagaacaaaggtcttcctttcaatttagctaaaactgaaccatcattggacagaaccaaatgagcagtCATCGtacgtaaagcaaacaatgatttctgactcaaggcatcagcaacaacatttgcttttcccaaatgataatcaatcacaagttcgtaatcttttaacagcttTAACCATCTTATTTGTCACAGATTCatatctttctaagtcatcaaatacttcaaacttttatgatcataATACACTTctcatttttcaccaaacaagtagtgGCGCCATATCTGTAGAGTAAACACAATTGTGGATAATTCAAGatcgtgtgttggatagttcttttcatgtgacttcaattgtctcgaagcataagcaatgactttgccttcttgcattaaaacacatccaaGACtgatcaacgaagcatcactgtagatcacaaattttttacccgattcgggttgtatcaataccgaagcttcagtcaacaaagtttttaactgatcaaaactgttctgacacttttcagaccacacaaatttcacatatttctgaagcagttttgtcaacggagttgcaatcatcaa contains these protein-coding regions:
- the LOC108459230 gene encoding uncharacterized protein LOC108459230 — translated: MGVTVKKNAEGDLVPTRVQNGWRVYIDYKKLNSYTRKDHFPLPFIDQTFERLPGKTHFCCLDGYSSFFQILVALEDQENTTFTCPFGIFAYRRMTFGLCNAPATFQRFMMTLRYLIAKKEEKPRLIKWILLLQEFEIEIRDKKECKNLVANHLSRLKIPFDGVPIKEEFPDESLFSTETHLSWYADLVNLLATGSLPNGLSCSVKDKLRREAGYYIWDDPILWKHCLDQIIRRCVPEIEVNSILNFCHTEACGGHFGPKQTAHKVLV